The following coding sequences are from one Eucalyptus grandis isolate ANBG69807.140 chromosome 11, ASM1654582v1, whole genome shotgun sequence window:
- the LOC120289471 gene encoding LOW QUALITY PROTEIN: cyclin-D4-1-like (The sequence of the model RefSeq protein was modified relative to this genomic sequence to represent the inferred CDS: inserted 1 base in 1 codon): MAPSFDRAVSSLLCVEDDTSVFGENDGDGAAXEGVEATWRRRGRGQDGCFEGREELVPMQSEECLAVLLEKECRHLPGLDYLTRLRNGDLDVAVRAEAMDWMGKVHAHFSFGPLSAYLSINYLDRFLSTYDLPKGKPWMTQLLAVACLSLAAKMEETEVPLSLDLQAGESKFVFEARTIQRMELLVLSTLSWRMQAVTPFSYLDHFLRKINGGNLPLRTLISRSVQLVLSIAKGIDFVEFRPSEVAAAVAISIARENQFMDIEEATSFLPQPVRKERVLRCIELISDMALSVAFPKSGTSVSSVPQSPIGVLDAACLSYKTDETAIGSCANSSHSSPDPKRRRT; encoded by the exons ATGGCACCCAGCTTCGACCGCGCGGTTTCCAGCCTCCTCTGCGTCGAGGACGACACCAGCGTCTTCGGCGAGAACGACGGCGATGGGGCCG GGGAGGGCGTCGAGGCCACGTGGCGCCGCCGGGGGCGTGGTCAAGACGGGTGCTTTGAGGGTAGGGAGGAGCTGGTGCCGATGCAGAGCGAGGAGTGCCTGGCCGTGTTGCTGGAGAAGGAGTGCCGGCATTTGCCCGGATTGGATTACTTGACCCGATTGAGAAATGGGGATTTGGACGTGGCGGTTAGAGCCGAGGCTATGGATTGGATGGGCAAg GTTCATGCCCATTTCAGCTTTGGACCGCTCTCTGCATATCTATCAATCAACTACTTGGATAGGTTCCTCTCGACCTATGATTTGCCT AAAGGCAAACCTTGGATGACACAGTTATTGGCTGTGGCATGCTTATCTCTAGCAGCCAAAATGGAGGAAACTGAAGTGCCTCTTTCTCTAGATTTACAG GCTGGTGAATCTAAGTTTGTGTTTGAAGCCAGAACAATTCAGAGAATGGAACTCCTAGTTTTGAGTACATTGAGCTGGAGAATGCAAGCCGTGACCCCTTTCTCCTATTTGGATCATTTCCTTCGCAAAATCAATGGTGGAAACTTGCCTCTCCGAACATTGATTTCACGATCGGTCCAACTTGTTTTGAGCATCGCCAAAG GGATTGATTTCGTAGAGTTCAGGCCTTCCGAAGTTGCAGCAGCTGTTGCGATATCCATTGCGAGAGAGAACCAATTTATGGACATTGAGGAGGCAACTTCTTTTCTCCCTCAACCTGTGAGAAAG GAGAGGGTCCTGAGGTGCATCGAGCTAATTTCAGACATGGCATTGAGTGTTGCATTCCCCAAAAGTGGTACTTCAGTTTCCTCTGTGCCTCAGAGTCCAATCGGGGTACTGGATGCTGCTTGCCTGAGCTATAAAACCGATGAAACCGCAATTGGGTCGTGTGCAAATTCCTCACATAGCAGCCCGGACCCTAAAAGGAGGAGGACATAG